One window of the Archangium primigenium genome contains the following:
- a CDS encoding sensor histidine kinase: MDIRTQSALLASIIGLALGVSMLLRAARPRVLTLYSVFALTVSGYYLSISFHSLFASAGYPWVARVAVGATILSASLVPGAAVSFFLEFLGVSKGTHLLGRRLAFLSAIFGLAVAVSPLAQKPWARVAVGTWVLGALLASVSLLLRRMSSTESRIERLRQMYLAIGAGAAILFSALDLLERVGLPFPTPLGPVFTTLYLFFLAQTLLRLRLMDLHELLGKIVSQTVLATLVAAVFTVLTMWVDKNNTSLFVFNTVVAAFVLLILLEPLRAKVEERVVALFFRERFELLRVLNATRARMAGVIEISELARLVLDALHESGRITHASLYLLAEDRPGYRLLGARGPAPVPFLDTGAARGVLFAVASGQKAVLLENVERRSAVMRQQAVEGKRFRDELKRLNDTRAALVQMKAGITVPLFGGDRVIGFLNLWDERVPEAYASDEIALMLEMAERLATALENSKLYETIRERDRLAALGEMAAGLAHEIRNPLGAIKGAAQCLDPQRMPGEEGEFLEVIVEEVNRLNGVVSAFLDYARPLKQTFGPTDLNEVVTRTVRLIQNEMPRGLEFKMELSDALPRVEADAEQLKQVLINLVQNAMQALGSEAAGSITVKTVRPDRFNDFRPAGDSFVEVHVSDTGPGVPVEQQQHIFVPFYTTKQKGTGLGLAISQRIVKNHGGTLAVRSKPGEGATFIIRLPAPHAEPPLLPEPAPLDRSAEAQASEGTARPSKPERKSRKEKKRRAV; this comes from the coding sequence ATGGACATCCGGACACAGAGCGCGCTCCTCGCATCCATCATCGGTCTGGCACTGGGCGTGTCCATGTTGTTGAGGGCCGCACGTCCGCGCGTCCTCACGCTCTACTCCGTCTTCGCGTTGACGGTGAGCGGCTACTATCTGTCCATCTCCTTCCATAGCCTGTTCGCGTCGGCGGGCTATCCCTGGGTGGCGCGGGTGGCGGTGGGTGCCACCATTCTATCGGCTTCGCTCGTCCCTGGCGCGGCCGTGTCCTTCTTCCTGGAGTTCCTCGGGGTCAGCAAGGGCACCCACCTGCTCGGCCGGCGGCTCGCCTTCCTGTCGGCCATCTTCGGCCTGGCCGTGGCCGTGTCGCCCCTGGCCCAGAAGCCCTGGGCCCGGGTGGCCGTGGGGACGTGGGTGCTCGGCGCCCTGCTCGCCTCCGTGTCCCTGCTCCTGCGCCGTATGAGCTCCACCGAGTCGCGCATCGAGCGGCTGCGGCAGATGTACCTGGCCATCGGCGCCGGCGCGGCCATCCTCTTCAGCGCCCTGGACCTGCTCGAGCGCGTGGGCCTGCCCTTCCCCACCCCGCTGGGCCCCGTCTTCACGACGCTCTACCTCTTCTTCCTCGCCCAGACGCTCTTGCGGCTGCGGCTGATGGACCTGCACGAGCTGCTCGGGAAGATCGTCTCGCAGACGGTGCTCGCCACCCTGGTGGCCGCGGTCTTCACCGTGCTGACCATGTGGGTGGACAAGAACAACACCTCGCTCTTCGTCTTCAACACGGTGGTGGCCGCCTTCGTGCTGCTCATCCTGCTCGAGCCCCTGCGCGCCAAGGTGGAGGAGCGCGTGGTGGCGCTCTTCTTCCGCGAGCGCTTCGAGCTGCTGCGGGTGCTCAACGCCACGCGCGCGCGCATGGCGGGCGTCATCGAGATCTCCGAGCTGGCGCGGCTGGTGCTCGACGCCCTGCACGAGTCGGGGCGCATCACCCACGCCTCGCTCTACCTGCTGGCCGAGGACCGGCCCGGCTACCGGCTCCTGGGCGCGCGGGGGCCGGCGCCGGTGCCCTTCCTGGACACGGGCGCGGCCCGAGGCGTGCTCTTCGCGGTGGCCTCCGGCCAGAAGGCGGTGCTCCTGGAGAACGTGGAGCGGCGCAGCGCGGTGATGCGGCAGCAGGCCGTGGAGGGCAAGCGCTTCCGCGACGAGCTCAAGCGGCTCAACGACACGCGCGCGGCGCTCGTGCAGATGAAGGCCGGCATCACCGTGCCGCTGTTCGGCGGCGACCGGGTCATCGGCTTCCTCAACCTCTGGGACGAGCGGGTGCCGGAGGCGTACGCCTCGGACGAGATCGCCCTCATGCTGGAGATGGCCGAGCGCCTGGCCACGGCGCTGGAGAACTCCAAGCTCTACGAGACCATCCGCGAGCGCGACCGCCTGGCCGCCCTGGGCGAGATGGCCGCGGGCCTGGCCCATGAAATCCGCAACCCCCTGGGCGCCATCAAGGGCGCGGCGCAGTGCCTGGACCCCCAGCGCATGCCGGGCGAGGAAGGCGAGTTCCTCGAGGTGATCGTCGAGGAGGTCAACCGCCTCAACGGCGTGGTGTCCGCGTTCCTCGACTACGCGCGGCCACTCAAGCAGACGTTCGGTCCCACGGACCTCAACGAGGTGGTGACGCGCACGGTGCGGCTCATCCAGAACGAGATGCCCCGGGGGCTCGAGTTCAAGATGGAGCTGTCGGACGCCCTGCCCCGGGTGGAGGCGGACGCCGAGCAGCTCAAGCAGGTGCTCATCAATCTGGTGCAGAACGCCATGCAGGCCCTGGGGTCCGAGGCCGCGGGCAGCATCACGGTGAAGACGGTGCGGCCGGACCGCTTCAACGACTTCCGCCCGGCGGGAGACTCGTTCGTCGAGGTGCACGTGTCGGACACGGGCCCGGGCGTCCCCGTGGAGCAGCAGCAGCACATCTTCGTCCCCTTCTATACGACGAAGCAGAAGGGCACGGGCCTGGGCCTGGCCATCAGCCAGCGCATCGTGAAGAACCACGGCGGCACGCTCGCCGTGCGCAGCAAGCCGGGCGAGGGCGCCACCTTCATCATCCGCCTGCCCGCCCCCCACGCCGAGCCCCCCCTGCTCCCGGAGCCCGCGCCGCTGGACCGGAGCGCCGAGGCGCAGGCCTCCGAGGGCACCGCCCGGCCCTCCAAGCCCGAGCGGAAGTCCCGCAAGGAGAAAAAGCGCCGGGCGGTGTGA
- a CDS encoding SGNH/GDSL hydrolase family protein has product MFSRCTWSRALALTAVLACASAPATTINQNTSWTLQRPGSSKTFRVVAYGDSLYAGYNGSLFSVAKRAAPLVDGEYLASEWKASVEVVRRARSGARADDVYTNKILAEKSFMQASNTRGVTFEMCGNDYLQARTALTGQRGTCDFGVLDTALAQCTLYTEKAMQAINQYAPSGAFKVVANLYYPGFAADDVPTTCTDTQKKKPVNKRARFLPYLVRSNWRTCHLAEQYGFACADVFAEFMAADTDTNGDGRRDSEALRYVPGESESAYVTRITQTLGATLRDANTHLVDATTSYDYLQSDDVHPTHYSSASISLGFLTGTGSGAGAPDFADTRIVDGKNPQWNAWGHERMGWKLSDVTPGIAPRAATASPRSTAPRTPLP; this is encoded by the coding sequence ATGTTCAGTCGTTGCACCTGGTCGCGCGCCCTGGCGCTGACCGCCGTCCTGGCGTGCGCGAGCGCCCCCGCCACCACCATCAACCAGAACACGTCCTGGACCCTCCAGCGCCCGGGGTCCTCGAAAACCTTCCGGGTCGTGGCCTACGGGGACTCGCTCTACGCCGGCTACAACGGCAGCCTGTTCAGCGTGGCCAAACGCGCGGCGCCGCTCGTGGACGGCGAGTACCTGGCGAGCGAGTGGAAGGCGAGCGTCGAGGTCGTGCGCCGCGCCCGCTCGGGTGCCCGGGCCGATGACGTCTACACGAACAAGATCCTCGCGGAGAAGTCGTTCATGCAGGCGAGCAACACCCGGGGGGTGACGTTCGAGATGTGTGGCAACGACTATCTCCAGGCCCGCACGGCGCTCACGGGCCAGCGGGGCACCTGCGACTTCGGCGTGCTCGACACCGCCCTGGCGCAGTGCACGCTGTACACGGAGAAGGCCATGCAGGCCATCAACCAGTACGCCCCCTCGGGCGCGTTCAAGGTCGTCGCCAACCTCTATTACCCGGGCTTCGCCGCGGACGACGTGCCCACCACCTGCACGGACACGCAGAAGAAGAAGCCCGTCAACAAGCGCGCGCGCTTCCTGCCCTACCTCGTGCGGAGCAACTGGCGCACGTGCCACCTGGCCGAGCAGTACGGCTTCGCGTGCGCGGACGTGTTCGCCGAGTTCATGGCCGCCGACACCGACACCAACGGGGATGGTCGGCGCGACAGCGAGGCCCTGCGCTACGTGCCCGGAGAGAGCGAGTCCGCCTACGTCACCCGCATCACCCAGACGCTCGGCGCCACCCTGCGCGACGCCAACACGCACCTCGTCGACGCGACCACCAGCTACGACTACCTCCAGTCGGACGACGTGCACCCCACCCACTACTCCTCGGCCAGCATCTCGCTGGGTTTCCTCACGGGCACCGGCTCGGGCGCGGGCGCCCCGGACTTCGCGGACACGCGGATCGTCGACGGGAAGAACCCCCAGTGGAACGCCTGGGGCCACGAGCGCATGGGCTGGAAGCTGTCGGACGTCACGCCAGGAATCGCGCCGCGAGCAGCGACAGCGAGCCCGCGTAGTACAGCACCGCGCACCCCACTTCCGTGA
- the lnt gene encoding apolipoprotein N-acyltransferase, producing the protein MSPLAARARQAGPVLLGILGALASAALVAGFSQLEARWVAVCWVALVPWLAVLDRVRSWREAVGAGVAFALAFTAAVFGWFPEALHSYSQAPLAVCWLALLVLAPFMEAQLLAFALVRHHLRRTVTRGAAWKVPLLGALVYVGTEALCPKLFAETLGQGFFPSPALRQVADLAGAHGLTLLLLLGNECVLAALTALGRRQGARAVLTPVAVLAALVLGGLGYGTWRLEQVARAAARERPVVVGVVQANITKYEKLAAEVGTYDVVRMILDTHYALSDALLQGPRPVDLLIWPETVYPTTFGSPKSDVGAEFDAELADFVSERRVPLLFGTYDLEHGHEYNAAMFLGPGREGTLTRSAYRKTMLFPLTEWVPEPLDSPWLRERLPWTGYWKRGPGPRTLDVRLRDGRPLSLAPLICYESIFPGYVAEEARQGAELIVTLSNDSWFQGTPAPRLHLMHAGFRSVETRLPQVRVTNSGISALISATGEVLAEVPDAHRASLALTVPPTPHLSTVMMAWGDWSRPTALGMALVWLLAPGLLARWRARKAAYLPRA; encoded by the coding sequence ATGAGTCCGCTCGCGGCGCGCGCGCGCCAGGCGGGCCCCGTGCTCCTGGGCATTCTCGGCGCCCTGGCGAGCGCCGCCCTGGTGGCGGGGTTCTCCCAGTTGGAGGCGCGCTGGGTCGCCGTGTGCTGGGTGGCGCTCGTGCCGTGGCTGGCGGTGCTGGACCGCGTGCGCTCCTGGCGCGAGGCCGTGGGCGCGGGCGTCGCGTTCGCCCTGGCCTTCACCGCCGCCGTGTTCGGCTGGTTCCCCGAGGCCCTGCACAGCTACTCCCAGGCGCCCCTGGCGGTGTGCTGGCTCGCGCTGCTCGTGCTCGCGCCCTTCATGGAGGCGCAGCTCCTCGCCTTCGCGCTCGTGCGCCACCACCTGCGGCGCACCGTCACCCGGGGCGCCGCGTGGAAGGTGCCCCTGCTCGGCGCGCTCGTGTACGTGGGCACCGAGGCGCTCTGCCCCAAGCTCTTCGCGGAGACGCTGGGCCAGGGCTTCTTCCCCTCCCCCGCCCTGCGCCAGGTGGCGGACCTCGCCGGCGCGCATGGCCTCACGCTGCTCCTGTTGCTCGGCAACGAGTGCGTGCTCGCGGCGCTCACGGCCCTGGGGCGTCGCCAGGGCGCGCGGGCGGTGCTCACCCCGGTGGCGGTGCTCGCGGCGCTCGTGCTCGGGGGCCTGGGCTACGGCACGTGGCGCCTCGAGCAGGTGGCGCGCGCCGCGGCCCGCGAGCGGCCCGTGGTGGTGGGCGTCGTGCAGGCGAACATCACGAAGTACGAGAAGCTCGCCGCGGAGGTGGGCACCTACGACGTGGTGCGGATGATCCTCGACACGCACTACGCGCTATCGGACGCGCTGCTCCAGGGCCCCCGGCCGGTGGATCTGCTCATCTGGCCCGAGACGGTGTACCCGACGACCTTCGGCTCGCCCAAGAGCGACGTGGGCGCCGAGTTCGACGCGGAGCTGGCGGACTTCGTCTCCGAGCGCCGCGTGCCCCTGCTGTTCGGCACCTACGACCTGGAGCACGGGCACGAGTACAACGCCGCCATGTTCCTGGGTCCCGGGAGGGAGGGGACGCTCACGCGTTCGGCCTACCGCAAGACGATGCTCTTTCCGCTCACGGAGTGGGTGCCCGAGCCCCTCGACTCGCCCTGGCTGCGTGAGCGCCTGCCGTGGACGGGCTACTGGAAGCGGGGGCCGGGACCGCGCACGCTCGACGTGCGCCTGCGCGATGGTCGGCCGCTCTCGCTCGCGCCGCTCATCTGCTACGAGTCCATCTTCCCGGGCTACGTGGCCGAGGAGGCGCGCCAGGGCGCGGAGCTCATCGTCACGCTGTCCAACGACTCGTGGTTCCAGGGCACGCCCGCGCCGCGACTGCACCTGATGCACGCGGGCTTTCGCAGCGTGGAGACCCGGCTGCCCCAGGTGCGCGTCACCAACTCGGGCATCTCCGCGCTCATCAGCGCCACGGGCGAGGTACTCGCCGAGGTACCGGATGCCCACCGCGCGAGCCTCGCCCTGACGGTGCCCCCCACGCCCCACCTGTCCACGGTGATGATGGCCTGGGGCGACTGGTCGCGGCCCACCGCGCTCGGCATGGCCCTGGTGTGGCTGCTCGCGCCGGGCCTGCTCGCGCGGTGGCGCGCGCGCAAGGCGGCCTACCTGCCCCGGGCGTGA
- a CDS encoding dipeptidase has product MRPFRAFLGLSLLVSSACVHGGNISTPSPDLSERSQRLAQRLIIADGHIDMPYRLNGGRSPEGVFSEDVAQRTAQGDFDYPRAREGGLDVAFMAIYVPAELQATPGRSKAVADGLIDMTETIVRAAPDKFALVASPDEVERNTREGKISFALGIENGSALEDTVANVAHFHARGVRYITLTHSKDNLLGDSSYNRETRTWNGLSPLGRQVVAEMNRVGIMVDVAHVSDDVIRQVLALSQVPVIASHSSCRHFTPGFERNLSDELIQAVAAKGGVVMINFGSGFLIQAAHDAEARVHQAVQDFKAQKGPAVTPAEIEAFVKAYLSEHPMPRARVEDVADHIDHVVKLVGIDHVGFGSDFDGVGPTLPVGLEDVSKYPNLLRVLLERGYSEGDLEKLASGNVFRVWRQVEAHARGR; this is encoded by the coding sequence ATGAGACCCTTCCGCGCCTTCCTCGGCCTGTCGCTGCTCGTGAGCTCCGCCTGCGTCCATGGCGGGAATATTTCCACGCCTTCCCCGGACCTCTCCGAGCGGAGCCAGCGCCTGGCCCAGCGGCTCATCATCGCCGACGGACACATCGACATGCCTTACCGGCTCAACGGCGGCCGGAGTCCCGAGGGCGTCTTCTCCGAGGACGTCGCCCAGCGCACGGCCCAGGGCGACTTCGACTATCCGCGCGCCCGGGAAGGCGGCCTGGACGTGGCCTTCATGGCCATCTACGTGCCCGCCGAGCTCCAGGCCACCCCCGGCCGCTCCAAGGCCGTGGCGGACGGGCTCATCGACATGACGGAGACGATCGTCCGCGCCGCGCCGGACAAGTTCGCCCTCGTCGCCTCGCCCGACGAGGTCGAGCGCAACACCCGCGAGGGGAAGATCTCCTTCGCGCTCGGCATCGAGAACGGCTCGGCGCTGGAGGACACGGTGGCCAACGTCGCGCACTTCCACGCGCGGGGCGTGCGCTACATCACCCTCACGCACTCCAAGGACAACCTGCTGGGGGACTCCTCCTACAACCGGGAGACGCGCACCTGGAACGGGCTGAGCCCCCTGGGCCGCCAGGTCGTGGCCGAGATGAACCGGGTGGGCATCATGGTGGACGTGGCCCACGTGTCCGACGACGTCATCCGCCAGGTGCTCGCGCTGAGCCAGGTGCCCGTCATCGCCTCGCACTCGTCCTGCCGGCACTTCACGCCCGGCTTCGAGCGCAACCTGAGCGACGAGCTCATCCAGGCGGTGGCCGCCAAGGGGGGCGTGGTGATGATCAACTTCGGCTCGGGCTTCCTCATCCAGGCGGCCCACGACGCGGAGGCCCGGGTCCACCAGGCCGTCCAGGACTTCAAGGCCCAGAAGGGTCCCGCCGTCACCCCCGCCGAGATCGAGGCGTTCGTGAAGGCCTACCTGAGCGAGCACCCCATGCCCCGCGCCCGCGTGGAGGACGTGGCGGACCACATCGACCACGTGGTGAAGCTCGTGGGCATCGACCACGTGGGGTTCGGCTCGGACTTCGACGGGGTGGGGCCCACGCTGCCCGTGGGCCTCGAGGACGTGTCCAAGTACCCGAACCTCCTGCGGGTCCTGCTGGAGCGGGGCTACAGCGAGGGGGACCTGGAGAAGCTCGCCTCGGGCAACGTCTTTCGCGTGTGGCGCCAGGTCGAGGCTCACGCCCGGGGCAGGTAG
- a CDS encoding YXWGXW repeat-containing protein, whose translation MTPRWLLCAMIGLAAPVVHGQTNPTYSQDYDDSQGYDDSQGYDESGEDYAPMAPSAPPALPREAASSRPYADAVWTSGHWYWDGGQWRYKQGGWIASMPGYQFVNGYWQQQGPSTWAWVSGGWAQPGSTQVEIPVSVTDEDVMTAQAPPAIQAETRPLAPDPNYTWAPGYWYWTGSTYTWIDGSWIAPPRAGLIFVSPRWYQRGRSWHFMGGGWAMRGTTRIVVPEYRYAHVNVGWGRPSYFVHTWRNYAVVHPSRYSGYRHAPRYYWDSRAYRPAPYRPGPRHSAPPSRGGGWERGPNRGPNRDYDRGPDRGHDRGPNRDHDRGPNRGPDRGSDRGGGWDRGGHDRGGHSATPVNDRGGRR comes from the coding sequence ATGACGCCTCGATGGTTGCTGTGCGCGATGATTGGACTGGCGGCCCCGGTGGTCCACGGTCAGACCAACCCCACCTACTCGCAGGACTACGACGACTCGCAGGGCTACGACGACTCGCAGGGCTACGACGAGTCGGGTGAGGACTACGCCCCGATGGCGCCCTCGGCCCCCCCCGCCCTGCCCCGCGAGGCCGCCTCGTCCCGTCCCTACGCGGACGCGGTGTGGACCTCGGGTCACTGGTACTGGGATGGCGGCCAGTGGCGCTACAAGCAGGGCGGCTGGATCGCCTCCATGCCCGGCTACCAGTTCGTCAACGGCTACTGGCAGCAGCAGGGCCCCTCCACGTGGGCCTGGGTCTCGGGCGGTTGGGCCCAGCCCGGCTCCACCCAGGTGGAGATCCCCGTCTCCGTGACCGACGAGGACGTCATGACGGCCCAGGCCCCGCCCGCCATCCAGGCGGAGACGCGGCCGCTGGCGCCGGACCCGAACTACACCTGGGCCCCGGGCTACTGGTACTGGACGGGCAGCACCTACACCTGGATCGACGGCTCGTGGATCGCCCCGCCCCGTGCCGGCCTCATCTTCGTCTCCCCGCGTTGGTACCAGCGCGGCCGCTCCTGGCACTTCATGGGCGGAGGCTGGGCGATGCGCGGCACCACCCGCATCGTCGTGCCCGAGTACCGCTACGCCCACGTGAACGTGGGCTGGGGTCGGCCGAGCTACTTCGTGCACACCTGGCGCAACTACGCCGTGGTGCACCCCTCCCGCTACTCCGGCTACCGCCACGCGCCGCGCTACTACTGGGACTCGCGCGCCTACCGCCCGGCGCCCTACCGGCCCGGCCCGCGCCACTCCGCTCCTCCCTCCCGGGGTGGCGGCTGGGAGCGGGGTCCCAATCGCGGCCCCAACCGGGACTACGATCGCGGCCCTGACCGGGGCCACGACCGCGGCCCCAACCGGGACCACGACCGGGGCCCGAACCGCGGCCCGGACCGGGGCTCGGACCGCGGGGGCGGCTGGGACCGGGGCGGGCATGACCGGGGCGGCCACTCCGCGACGCCCGTGAACGACCGGGGCGGCCGGCGCTAA
- a CDS encoding ABC-F family ATP-binding cassette domain-containing protein: MSLVIAQDISLSYGKKVLFDEESFSLGPKDRVGLVGANGTGKSTLMKILAGVQHADSGTLVFRRKARIGYLPQELAGLPEGSVVDAVLSTVPGRDSLEVRLRDTEAALAQSASEEEQLELAQSLADLHTELDHFDDHYGRHHAERILKGLGFREADLLKPTSALSGGWRMRAALAGLLLQDPDLLLMDEPTNHLDVPTQAWFDGFLKRSNKAVVLISHDKDFINRQVSRVLALELEGLRSYSGNYDDYKRQRAEEKLQLQAQAERVEARKAELQGFIDRFGAKATKARQAQSRAKMLEKLEDVQVLEERATMHFRFPEVARSGRDVVTLEDIHKRYGEAVVYSGLSGRVERGQRIAVVGANGAGKTTLLKIVAGELAAEGGTVTLGHNVVMGYYAQHHADKLDKRNSIIEEVRPLAADKPESFVRGVLGAFMFSGDDVDKPVGVLSGGERARVALAKLLLVPSNLLLMDEPTNHLDLDSTEMLIEALKGYGGTLLFVSHNRSFVNGLSTQVWDVVGGKVETHSGNLDDYLYHQEQRRLEAEAAGQGESPSGRGGAVAAPSEKDRKRLEAEARQRRSTVEGPLKKEIAKLEEAIAKLESSQKEREAQLADPVLYNDFAKAKPLMDAHRDGKTELESLYARWETAQEKLAEASASL, translated from the coding sequence ATGAGTCTCGTCATCGCGCAGGACATCAGCCTCTCCTATGGGAAGAAGGTTCTCTTCGACGAGGAGAGCTTCTCCCTCGGTCCCAAGGACCGTGTCGGCCTCGTGGGGGCCAACGGCACGGGCAAGAGCACCTTGATGAAGATCCTCGCCGGCGTGCAGCACGCCGACTCGGGGACACTCGTCTTTCGGCGGAAAGCCCGGATCGGCTACCTGCCCCAGGAGCTGGCGGGCTTGCCCGAGGGCTCCGTGGTGGACGCGGTGCTGAGCACCGTGCCTGGGCGGGACTCACTGGAAGTGCGCCTGCGTGACACGGAGGCCGCGCTCGCCCAGTCCGCCTCGGAGGAGGAGCAGCTGGAGCTGGCCCAGTCGCTGGCGGACCTCCACACGGAGCTGGACCACTTCGACGACCACTACGGCCGCCACCACGCCGAGCGCATCCTCAAGGGGCTGGGCTTTCGCGAGGCGGACCTGCTCAAGCCCACGAGCGCGCTGAGCGGCGGCTGGCGCATGCGCGCGGCGCTCGCGGGCCTCTTGCTGCAGGACCCCGACCTCTTGCTCATGGACGAGCCCACCAACCACCTGGACGTGCCGACCCAGGCCTGGTTCGACGGCTTCCTCAAGCGCTCGAACAAGGCCGTGGTGCTCATCTCCCACGACAAGGACTTCATCAACCGGCAGGTGAGCCGGGTGCTGGCCCTGGAGCTGGAGGGCCTGCGCTCGTACTCGGGCAACTACGACGACTACAAGCGCCAGCGCGCCGAGGAGAAGCTGCAGCTGCAGGCCCAGGCCGAGCGCGTCGAGGCGCGCAAGGCCGAGCTGCAGGGCTTCATCGACCGCTTCGGCGCCAAGGCCACCAAGGCCCGCCAGGCCCAGAGCCGCGCGAAGATGCTGGAGAAGCTGGAGGACGTGCAGGTGCTCGAGGAGCGGGCCACCATGCACTTCCGCTTCCCCGAGGTGGCGCGCTCGGGCCGGGACGTGGTGACGCTCGAGGACATCCACAAGCGCTACGGCGAGGCGGTGGTGTACTCGGGCCTGTCGGGCCGGGTGGAGCGCGGCCAGCGCATCGCCGTGGTGGGCGCCAACGGCGCGGGCAAGACGACGCTCCTGAAGATCGTCGCCGGGGAGCTCGCGGCGGAGGGCGGCACGGTGACGCTCGGGCACAACGTGGTCATGGGCTATTACGCCCAGCACCACGCGGACAAGCTCGACAAGCGCAACAGCATCATCGAGGAGGTGCGCCCGCTCGCGGCGGACAAGCCGGAGAGCTTCGTGCGCGGCGTGCTCGGCGCGTTCATGTTCTCCGGGGACGACGTGGACAAGCCCGTGGGCGTGCTCAGCGGCGGTGAGCGGGCGCGCGTGGCGCTGGCCAAGCTCCTGCTCGTGCCCTCCAACCTGCTGCTCATGGACGAGCCCACCAACCACCTGGACCTGGACTCGACGGAGATGCTCATCGAGGCCCTCAAGGGCTACGGCGGCACGCTGCTGTTCGTGTCCCACAACCGCAGCTTCGTCAACGGCCTGTCCACGCAGGTCTGGGACGTGGTGGGCGGCAAGGTGGAGACGCACTCGGGCAACCTGGACGACTACCTCTACCACCAGGAGCAGCGGCGGCTGGAGGCCGAGGCGGCGGGCCAGGGCGAGAGCCCCTCGGGCCGGGGCGGCGCGGTCGCGGCGCCCTCGGAGAAGGACCGCAAGCGCCTGGAGGCCGAGGCCCGGCAGCGGCGCAGCACGGTGGAGGGGCCCCTCAAGAAGGAGATCGCGAAGCTGGAGGAGGCCATCGCGAAGCTCGAGTCCTCCCAGAAGGAGCGCGAGGCGCAGCTGGCCGATCCGGTGCTCTACAACGACTTCGCCAAGGCCAAGCCGCTCATGGACGCCCACCGCGATGGCAAGACCGAGCTGGAATCGCTCTACGCGCGGTGGGAGACGGCCCAGGAGAAGCTGGCCGAGGCCTCCGCCTCGCTTTGA